Proteins encoded within one genomic window of Salipaludibacillus agaradhaerens:
- a CDS encoding shikimate kinase, translating to MERVEAGLRDKSIVLIGFMGVGKTTIGQLVAEKLSRPFIDIDKEIEKEFGMPTTDIFQKMGEKVFREKEKEVIINFSEKKLNVLSLGGGAFLQEDVREACLKNCLVFYLDVSWDVWKERIHMLIDSRPVLKDRSIEDIEELFYTRRDIYSHHHWRIETDNREIEGVANYIVESLKHTWEQSER from the coding sequence ATGGAAAGAGTGGAGGCTGGATTAAGAGACAAAAGCATCGTGCTCATTGGTTTTATGGGAGTGGGAAAAACGACAATTGGACAGTTAGTAGCTGAAAAACTGTCTCGTCCTTTTATAGATATAGATAAAGAAATTGAAAAAGAATTTGGTATGCCTACTACAGATATTTTTCAAAAAATGGGTGAGAAGGTCTTTCGTGAAAAAGAAAAAGAAGTGATCATTAATTTTTCAGAGAAAAAGCTAAACGTTCTTTCATTAGGTGGTGGCGCGTTTTTACAAGAAGATGTGAGAGAAGCTTGTTTAAAAAATTGTCTTGTTTTTTACTTAGATGTCTCTTGGGATGTTTGGAAGGAAAGAATCCATATGCTTATTGATAGTCGCCCTGTATTAAAAGATCGATCTATCGAAGACATAGAGGAGCTGTTTTATACGAGACGGGACATTTATTCACACCACCATTGGCGAATAGAAACAGATAACCGGGAAATTGAAGGTGTTGCCAATTATATCGTCGAGTCGTTAAAGCATACGTGGGAACAGAGTGAACGTTAA